Part of the Microbacterium sp. Clip185 genome is shown below.
GGTCGCCGGCGCATCGAGAGTCGTGCGCGGCGGCATCGTCGCCTACGCCACCGAGCTCAAGCACCGCCTGCTCGGCGTCGACGCTCTCGTGCTGGAGCTGGGCGGTCCGGTGCAGGCGAAGGTGGCGCGCCAGATGGCCGAGGGGGTGCGAGACGCGGTCGCGGTGGACGGTGCGGCGGCCGACGTCGGTGTCGCGACAACGGGTATCGCCGGACCCACCTCATCCGACGGGCAGCCCGTCGGTACCGTGTTCGTCGCGGTCTCCACACCCCTGGGCACCCGCGTGGAACTGTTGCAGCTCGAGGGCGATCGTGATCAGATCCGTCAGCGCACCGCACGTCGTGCGCTGCGAATGGTGCTCGAAGCGCTCTGAGGGAACAGATCGGGTTACCACTGGGTTACGTTGTGCGATTCTCATCCGTCACCCAGCGGCGCGGGATTAGATTGGCCGCACGCACTGTTGTAGCGTTATGCACCCGGTGCACGACGGATTCGGTAAAAGGAGGGCTCGAAATGATCCTGGTACGTCATGAGATCGGCGAAGTCCTTCGTGAGCTCCGTCAGCAGAAGGGGCGCACCCTTCGGCAGGTCGCCAGCCGCGCGAGTGTCGCGCTGGGATACCTGAGCGAGGTCGAGCGCGGACAGAAGGAAGCCTCGAGCGAGATCCTCGGTGCCGTGGCCGAGGCGCTGGATGTTCCCATCTCCACGATCATGCGTGAGGTCTCCGACCGACTCTCGGTGCTGGAGGGCATCAACTCCTTCCCGGATGTCGTGCCGGACGAGCTCGTCGCTATGGCCTCTCCCGAACTCTCGCTGCGCTGAATGCGCCGCAGCGAGTTCGATCGCGCCGTCCGGGACGAGTTCGGCTCGCGCGGAGCGTATCTGGTCGATGACCTCGTGCTCGCCGGCGCCGGCGATCGCACGGCGGCGCAAGCATTGGCCGCGGGCGAGCCCACACGCGACGTGTGGCTCGCGCTGTGCGCGGAGATGGATGTGCCGCCGAACCGGCGGTACGGAGTGGGGCGGCTCGAACCGCGGCGCTGACGACGGCGTGTCGTCGAAGATCTGTTCGATTCACGCGTAGTGTTCTGCACAGACGGCGTCCGAGGGATGTCTGTCCACGGATGCGGAGCATTCCGACGCGATGTCGGAGGCCCTGCCTACCGTGGGAGATGTCGCAACGACACGTACGCCTTGCCGCCGAAGCCGGACCCTGTGCCGGGCGGAGCGGCAGCCTACAGGCGACCGACATCGAGCAGAAGGAACCCTCATGCCCTCACCCGCAGACCGCGAGAAAGCCCTCGAATCGGCGCTCGCCCTGATCGACCGGCAGTTCGGAAAGGGCTCGGTCATGCGACTGGGCAGCGAAGACCGCGCCCCGGTCGAGATCATCCCGACAGGTTCCATCGCGCTGGATGTCGCACTCGGCGTCGGCGGACTGCCGCGTGGACGCATCATCGAGATCTACGGTCCCGAATCCTCCGGTAAGACCACACTCACCCTGCATGCGATCGCCAACGCGCAGCGCGCGGGCGGAATCGCCGCCTTCATAGACGCCGAGCATGCGCTCGACCCCGACTACGCCAAGAAGCTCGGTGTCGACATCGACCAGCTCCTGGTGTCGCAGCCCGACACGGGAGAGCAGGCTCTCGAGATCGCCGACATGCTGGTGCGCTCGGGCGCCATCGACCTCGTCGTCATCGACTCGGTCGCAGCCCTCGTGCCCAAGGCGGAGATCGAGGGCGAGATGGGCGACAGTCACGTCGGTCTGCAGGCGCGCCTCATGTCGCAGGCGCTGCGCAAGCTGACAGGTGGTCTGAACCAGACGAAGACCACCGCGATCTTCATCAACCAGCTCCGCGAGAAGATCGGCGTGTTCTTCGGATCGCCGGAGACGACCGCGGGTGGTAAGGCGCTCAAGTTCTACGCGTCGGTCCGCCTCGACATCCGTCGCATCGAGACGCTGAAGGACGGCACGGAGGCGGTGGGTAACCGCACCCGTGTCAAGGTCGTCAAGAACAAGATGGCGCCGCCCTTCAAGCAGGCCGAGTTCGACATCCTGTTCGGTACCGGCATCTCCCGCGAGGGAAGCCTGATCGACTTCGGTGTCGACCAGGGCATCGTCAAGAAGTCGGGTTCCTGGTTCACCTACGACGGCGAGCAGCTGGGTCAGGGCAAGGAGAACGCCCGTAACTTCCTGCGCAACAACGCCGACGTCGCCGCGGAGATCGAGCAGAAGATCAAGACCAAGCTCGGTATCGGCCCCGTCGTCGAGGCGCCGGTCGAAGACGAGCTGGCTCAGCGTCGCCCGGCATGACCCGTGAGGACGACCGGGGCGAGGGGGAGACCCTCGCCCCGGTGATCCCGCTCTTCGGTGAGCGCTCGGCGGCCGCCGCGTCGTCTCGCGAGGAGTCGGTACCGCGGGCGCGTCGCCCGTTCTTCGCCCCCGAACCTGATGACGCCCCGGACGCTCCGGCATCCGGTCGGCCGTTCGAGGTCGACATCGATTCCGAAGGGGGTGATGCGGCCATCGCGCAGGCGGCGTCGGACGCGTTGCTACGGAAGCTGCGGTCGCGGTCCTTCTCCGAACGCGAAGCGCGCACCTTCCTCGCTCAGCACGAGCTCTCGAGCGACGCCGTCGAGGACATCGTGGCGGACTTCCTCCGCCTGTCCTACCTCGACGACGCGGCGCTGGCGGAGCAGCTGGTGCACGTCGGTGTCTCCCGAAAGGGCGAAGGGCGCATGGCGATCGCGCAGGCGATGGCCCGCCGCGGCATCCCGCGCGACGTCGCCGATGCCGCTCTGGACGCCGTGGGCGATGACGACGCCGAGCGCGCCCTCGAGTTCGCGCGTCGCAAGGCGACGTCGATCGGCGGCCGGGACGACGAGGCGGCGTTGCGCCGGCTCGTCGGTCAGCTCGCGCGCCGCGGCTATCCGTCATCGGTGGCGATGACCGCGGCGAGGCAGGCCCTCGCCGAGGCGCGGCGTCCGGCCGCCCGCGGTCCCCGCTTCGACTGAACGGACGTCGCGTCCGCCTGCGGTGCCGGTCGATCACGCGAACGTAGAATGGCTCCCATCATGACGATCCCCTCGAGCGCTCCGACCCTCATCGCCGCCTCGCCCGCCGCGCTCGACGCGGACGGCCGCGCGCGGACCTACGAGGTGCGTACTTTCGGCTGCCAGATGAACGTGCACGACTCCGAGCGTCTCTCGGGATCGTTGGAGTCCGCGGGCTACGTGCCGGCCGAGCCCGGCGCCGAGGCCGACGTCGTGGTGATCAACACGTGCGCCGTGCGCGACAATGCCGCCGGCAAGCTCTACGGAACGCTCGGGCACCTGAAGTCGCGCAAGAGTGCGCACGCGGGGATGCAGATCGCCGTCGGCGGCTGCCTGGCGCAGATGGACAAGCAGACGGTCGTCGACAAGGCCCCATGGGTGGATGTCGTCTTCGGTACCCACAACATGGGATCGCTGCCGAAGCTCCTCGAGCGAGCGCGGCACAACGAGGAGGCCGAGCTCGAGATCCTCGAATCCCTCGACGTCTTCCCCTCGACGCTGCCCACGAAGCGCGACAGCGTGTACAGCGGCTGGGTCTCGATCTCGGTGGGCTGCAACAACACCTGCACGTTCTGCATCGTCCCGAGCCTTCGCGGTAAGGAGAAGGACCGCCGCCCCGGCGACATCCTGAGCGAGATCCGGCTGCTGGTCGATGACGGCGCGATCGAGGTCACGCTGCTCGGTCAGAATGTGAACTCCTACGGGGTGGAGTTCGGTGATCGTCAGGCGTTCGGCAAGCTCCTGCGCGCCGCAGGGGAGATCGAGGGTCTGGAGCGGATCCGCTTCACGAGCCCTCATCCCGCAGCCTTCACCGACGACGTCATCGACGCGATGGCGGAGACGCCCGCGGTCATGCCGCAGCTGCACATGCCGCTGCAGTCCGGCAGCGACCGCATCCTCAAAGCCATGCGCCGCTCGTACCGTTCGGAGCGCTTCCTCGGCATCCTCGATCGGGTGCGCGCGCGCATTCCGCACGCTGCGATCTCCACCGACATCATCGTCGGTTTCCCGGGCGAGACCGAAGAGGACTTCCAGGAGACGCTGCGGGTCGTCGAACAGGCGCGGTTCGCGAGCGCCTTCACGTTCCAGTACTCGATCCGCGAAGGCACACCCGCCGCCACGATGGACGAGCAGGTGCCGAAGGAGATCGTGCAGGAGCGTTACGAGCGCCTCGTCGCCCTGCAGGAGCGCATCAGCCTCGAGGAGAACCAGAAGCAGGTGGGTCGCCGCCTCGACGTGCTCGTCTCCGCCGGCGAGGGCAAGAAGGACGCGGCCACGCGGCGACTGACCGGTCGCGCCGAAGACAATCGACTGGTGCACTTCGAGGTCCCCGACGGCTCGCCGGTGCCGCGCCCCGGCGATGTCGTCTCGGTCGTCGTCACGCACGCGGCGCCCTTCCATCTGCTGGCCGATTCGCCGGACGGCGCCCCGCTCGCGATCCGGCGCACACGTTCGGGCGATGCATGGGATCGCGCCGAGGCCGATTCCTGCGGCGTGCCCGCTCCCGCCGGCTCGGGCCCGAAGGCGGTCTCCCTGGGTCTTCCGTCGCTGCGTCGGGATCAGTGATGTCCGTGCCCCGGCTGTGGATCGTGGCCGGGGCCACCGGCACGGGCAAGACCGGGATCTCGCTCGCGCTGGCCGAGGAGCTCGCAGCGCGAGGCCGCACGGCCGAGATCGTCAACGCGGACGCCATGCAGCTGTATCGCGGCATGGACATCGGAACGGCGAAGCTACCCGTCGCCGAGCGACGCGGAATCCCTCACCACCTCTTCGACGTGCTCGAGGTCGCCGAAGAAGCCGCAGTTGCGGACTACCAGCCGCGAGCACGGCAGACGATCGAGGCGATCAACGCCCGCGGGTCTGATGCGATCCTCGTCGGAGGCTCGGGACTGTACGTGTCCGCCGTCGCGTACGACTTCCGCTTTCCTCCCCGCGACGAAGCGCTGCGCCGGGCGCTGGAGGCGGAGCTGGACGAGGTCGGACCCGGTGTGCTGTACGAGCGCCTGCGCAGCGTCGATCCTGCCACCGCGGAACGCGTCGACCCGCACAACGGCCGGCGCATCGTGCGGGCGCTCGAGATCCTGGCGCAGGGCGCCACGACGCACGGCGCTGCGCTGCCCGAAGACCCCCGTCTGTGGCACCCGCGGACGCACCTGCTGGTCGCGCATGAAGAGCGGGACGTCCTCGTGCCCCGTCTGGACGCCCGCGTCGATCAGATGTGGCGTGACGGCCTGCTCGACGAGGTCGCAGCCCTGCGCGAGCGCGGACTCGACAGGGGCGTCACGGCGCGCAGGGCCATCGGGTATGCGCAGGCCATCGGGGAGCTCGACGGTCGGTTGAGCCGCGACGAGGCCATCGCTCGGACACAGGCGCTCACCCGTCGCTACGCGCGACGCCAGGTCTCCTGGTTCCGCCGCTACACAGCCGCCCGCCGCGTCACAGCGGGAATGGCAGTCGCGGATATCGTCGACGGGTGACGACGCTCCGCATCCGCCCCTTCGCGACCTCCGACACCGAGGCGGTCGTGGCGCTCTGGCGCGAAGCGGGCCTGACCCGGCCGTGGAACGATCCGTACCGCGACATCGAGCGCAAGCTCACCGTGCAACCGGAGCTCTTCCTCGTCGCGACACGCGGGGAACGTGTCTGCGGCTCGGTCATGGCCGGCTACGACGGCCACCGCGGCTGGCTGTACTACCTGGCGGTCGACTCTGCCGACCGGGGGATCGGGGTGGGGCGTCGACTGGTCCGAGAGGCCGAGGAGCGACTGACGGCGCTGGGATGTCCGAAGGTCCAGCTCATGGTCCGCCCCGAGAACTCCCGGACGCGCGGGTTCTACGCGGCCCTGGGGTACGAGGACTTCGACACCTGGGCCACCGGGAAGCGCCTCATCGCCGACGAACCAGGCCCGCCCCGCCCGTAGACTGGCGGAATGTCGCGCACGCTCCCGTTCACCAAGGGCCACGGAACCGGGAACGACTTCGTGATTCTCTCCGATCCCGACGGAGAGCTCGAGCTCAGTGACCATCAGATCGCCGTTCTCTGCGATCGTCGATTCGGTATCGGCGCCGACGGACTACTTCGGGTGGTGCGCTCCGCGCGGATCCCCGAGGGTGCAGCCGCCGCTCGGGCCGGCGCCGAGTGGTTCATGGACTACCGCAACGCCGACGGATCGAAGGCCGAGATGTGCGGCAACGGCACCCGTGTGTTCGCGCGCTTCCTCGAGGATCAGGGTTTCGCGTCCCTCGACGTGCCGCTCGGCATCGGCACCCGTGCCGGCGTCAAGACGCTCACGCGCAGTGAACGCGGCTTCGAGGTGGATCTGGGGCAGTGGGTCGTCGACGAGAACGACGTGCTCGTGCGTGCCCGCGGTCTGGATGTGGCGCGTCCGGGCCAGCCGGTGGACGTCGGAAACCCGCACGTCGTCGTGGCGCTGTCCTCCGAGGCCGAGCTGGAAGCGCTCGATCTGACGGTGCAGCCCCTCCTCGACCCGCAGCCTCCCGCCGGCGCCAACATCGAGTTCGTCGTGCCGAGTGATCCCCTCGTGGTGGGTGGCGTCGGCGGCATCCGGATGCGGGTCTTCGAGCGGGGTGTCGGAGAGACCCTCAGCTGCGGCACCGGCGTGGCTGCCGCAGCTCTCGCGGTGCGCCACTGGGCAGGGCCCGCGGCGCCGGACGCGTGGGTCGTGGATGTACCCGGAGGGACGCTGGGCGTGCGCATGCACGAGGGGCACGTGCTGCTGTCCGGGCCCGCCTCACTCGTCTTCCACGGCGAGGTGACGCTCGCCTAACGGGATGCGGTGCGTGCGCGGCCCTTCGCGGCGGCGGCGCCCACGAGGCCCATCACGAGCAGGATGAGGGTGGCGGTGAGCACGGGCGCGAAGCCCGCGGCGGCTCCCAGGTTCTGCGCGAGGAGGCCGGACAGAGCGGAGCCCGCGGCGATCCCGAGGACGATACCGCTCGTGGTGAGGGTCAGCAGGATGCCTGCCCGTCCCTCGTCGGCGGCTTCGCCCACGACGCGGAAGATCGTCAGCAGAAGAGGGCCCTGGAAGGCGCCTGCGACAAGGCCCGCGCCGACGATCCAGACGACATCGTCGGCCACGAGCATGAGCGACGCTCCCACCATCATCCCGCCCGCGGCCACGCTCCATCGGGTCCAGGTGCCCACCCGCTCCGGGATCAGCACCATCGACAGCGTGGTGATCGCCGAGCCGACCGCCATGACGGCGTAGAGGAGCGCACCCGCATCCGGGATGCCGACGCGCTCGGCGAAGGCCGTGAGACCGGTCTGGCTCCCGCCGAAGAACGTCCCCATCGCCAGCATCCCGACGAGCGCGGCGACCAGCAGGGTCCGCCGTCCCGCCGGTGCCGCGCGCCGAGGCGGCGCGTGGCGCCGGCGCGGGACGCTGCGGTGCGTGCGGTGCACGGCGAACTGCGTCGCGAAGGCGACCACGAGTCCACCCGCCAGCAGGGTGGCCGCCTGCGGGGATACGAACGCGGCCGTCAGGCCCACTATGGCGGGCCCGAAGATGTAGGAGATCTCGTCGATGACGCCTTCGAAGGCGAAGGCGGTCGGCAGATCGTCGGGCGCGAGGGAGAGCCACCGCGTGCGGGAGAACGCGCCGACCTGCGGCAGGCTCAGCCCGATTCCGGCGGCGAGGGCGACCGTCCAGCCGTCGGAGACGTGTCCTGCGCCCCACGTCAGGAGAAGGAGCAGAGCCACGTGCACGACGACGCCTGCGAGCAGCACCGGGCGCTGTCCGATGCGGTCGGCGATCGCGCCGGAGGCGGGAGCGCCCACGGCCTCACCGATGGCGGCGGCCGCTGCGGCGAAGCCGCCGACGGCGATCGAACCGGTAGCGGAGGTCACGAGCGTCAGGACGGCGAGCGGGACCATCGACAGCGGAAGGCGCCCAAGGCTCGTGGCGACGAGGTAGTCCCAGCCGGCGATGCGCGGCAGGGCGCGGTACGAGCGGATGCCGACGGAGGAGGGGGAGGGCATACGGGAACTCCGATCGGCGCATCCCCCGCCCGAACTGCGCCCTCAGCCCATCAGTCGTTGTGAGGCGAGCGTATCACCGTCAGGGCAGCGGGATGGGAGCGGTGATCTCGGCCCCGTGGCGACGGATCTTGAGCACGCGGAAGCCGCGCGCCGTCGCGGTGCGGTGCACGCTGAAGCCGGCGGGGAAGGATGCGGCCAGCCAGCGCTGGAGCGAATCAGCGCCCAGATTGCGCGCGACCACGAGCCACGCGTCCGAGCGCTCGTCCAGTCGCGGGATCCACCGCTCGAGCATGCCGTGCAACTCGTTCTTGCCGACACGGATCGGGGGATTCGATCGGATGGTGCGGAAGGCGATGTCGTCGGGAACATCGTCGGGGGTCACCGCGTTGATGTTGCTGAGGCCGAGGTTCTCCGCGTTGCGGCGGACGAGATCGAGCGCCCGTTGGTTCACATCGACCGCCCACACCGTGGCGTGGGGCGACGCGAGCGCCAGCGAGAGTGAGATCGGGCCCCAGCCGCATCCGAGATCGAGGAAGTGCCCCCCGGCCGGCGGCGGCGGCGTGTTGCTCAGCAGCACCGCGGTGCCCGCATCCAGTCGATCCGGGCTGAACACTCCGCCGGCCGTCGTCACATCGATGTCGCGACCGGCCACGGTCACACGGATGGTGCGGAGGTTCTCGGGACTGGCGGGTGACGCGGTGAAGTAGTGGTCACTCCCCATACACGAAGCGTAGCGGTAAGTCCCCGAAGGCGGGAGGCTAGAGTGAGCGGGCGCGAGACGCCCCGAAAGGAAACGATGACAGAAACACCCCCGTCCACCGACGAGCAGCGGCTCGACGACGTCGACCGGGTGCTCTCGCGAGCGGACGCTCGCGCCAGGATGCGCGGCCCCGTGGCCGGAGCGCAGGCGCTGCAGGATGCGGCGACCGTCGCCGACGGCTTCGACGACGGTGAGCAGTTCGACCGTGAGGAACGTCAGGCATTGCGCCGCGTCGGCGGTCTGTCGACCGAACTCGAGGACGTCACGGAGGTCGAGTACCGCCAGCTGCGGCTCGAGAACGTCGTGCTCGTGGGCGTTCACCCGCAAGGTGCGACCGAGGACGCCGAGAACTCGCTGCGCGAGCTCGCGGCTCTCGCCGAGACCGCGGGTGCCGTCGTGCTCGACGGTGTGCTCCAGCGCCGCCCGCATCCTGATCCCGCGACCTACATCGGCCGCGGAAAGGCGGAGGAGCTGCGTGACATCGTCGCCGCTGTCGGCGCCGACACCGTCATCGCCGACACGGAGCTCGCTGCGAGCCAACGGCGTGCGCTCGAGGATGTCGTCAAGGTGAAGGTGATCGATCGCACCACGGTGATCCTCGACATCTTCAGCCAGCACGCGAAGAGCCGCGAGGGCAAGGCACAGGTCGAGCTCGCGCAGCTCGAATACCTCCTGCCGCGCCTGCGCGGTTGGGGTGAGTCGATGAGCCGGCAGGCCGGTGGCCAGGTCGGAGCCGGCGGCGCCGGTATGGGCTCGCGCGGACCCGGTGAGACGAAGATCGAGCTCGATCGCCGCCGCATCCGCACCCGGATGGCGCAGCTGCGCCGTCAGATCCGTGATTTCGCCCCTGCCCGCGACGCCAAGCGCGCCGAGCGCAAGCGCAACACGATCCCCGCGGTGGCGATCGCCGGGTACACGAACGCCGGCAAGTC
Proteins encoded:
- a CDS encoding DUF3046 domain-containing protein; translated protein: MRRSEFDRAVRDEFGSRGAYLVDDLVLAGAGDRTAAQALAAGEPTRDVWLALCAEMDVPPNRRYGVGRLEPRR
- the hflX gene encoding GTPase HflX, encoding MTETPPSTDEQRLDDVDRVLSRADARARMRGPVAGAQALQDAATVADGFDDGEQFDREERQALRRVGGLSTELEDVTEVEYRQLRLENVVLVGVHPQGATEDAENSLRELAALAETAGAVVLDGVLQRRPHPDPATYIGRGKAEELRDIVAAVGADTVIADTELAASQRRALEDVVKVKVIDRTTVILDIFSQHAKSREGKAQVELAQLEYLLPRLRGWGESMSRQAGGQVGAGGAGMGSRGPGETKIELDRRRIRTRMAQLRRQIRDFAPARDAKRAERKRNTIPAVAIAGYTNAGKSSLLNRLTRAGVLVENALFATLDATVRRSVTEDGRIYTLTDTVGFVRNLPHQLVEAFRSTLEEVGDADVIVHVVDGSHPDPAAQLATVHDVIGDVGARDTREIVVFNKADLIDDDTRLLLRGLVPSAVFVSSRTGEGIDELRRVIEDALPLPEVELRVLLPYDRGDLVSAVHEHGMIYEETHEAEGTALHARVGAALAGRLEAFLA
- a CDS encoding MFS transporter; translation: MPSPSSVGIRSYRALPRIAGWDYLVATSLGRLPLSMVPLAVLTLVTSATGSIAVGGFAAAAAAIGEAVGAPASGAIADRIGQRPVLLAGVVVHVALLLLLTWGAGHVSDGWTVALAAGIGLSLPQVGAFSRTRWLSLAPDDLPTAFAFEGVIDEISYIFGPAIVGLTAAFVSPQAATLLAGGLVVAFATQFAVHRTHRSVPRRRHAPPRRAAPAGRRTLLVAALVGMLAMGTFFGGSQTGLTAFAERVGIPDAGALLYAVMAVGSAITTLSMVLIPERVGTWTRWSVAAGGMMVGASLMLVADDVVWIVGAGLVAGAFQGPLLLTIFRVVGEAADEGRAGILLTLTTSGIVLGIAAGSALSGLLAQNLGAAAGFAPVLTATLILLVMGLVGAAAAKGRARTASR
- a CDS encoding GNAT family acetyltransferase, with translation MTTLRIRPFATSDTEAVVALWREAGLTRPWNDPYRDIERKLTVQPELFLVATRGERVCGSVMAGYDGHRGWLYYLAVDSADRGIGVGRRLVREAEERLTALGCPKVQLMVRPENSRTRGFYAALGYEDFDTWATGKRLIADEPGPPRP
- a CDS encoding CinA family protein, translating into MEDNALDEQTSIVGGRRTDAEHIVERLGELGWTIGIAESLTGGEVCSQLVAVAGASRVVRGGIVAYATELKHRLLGVDALVLELGGPVQAKVARQMAEGVRDAVAVDGAAADVGVATTGIAGPTSSDGQPVGTVFVAVSTPLGTRVELLQLEGDRDQIRQRTARRALRMVLEAL
- a CDS encoding class I SAM-dependent methyltransferase, which translates into the protein MGSDHYFTASPASPENLRTIRVTVAGRDIDVTTAGGVFSPDRLDAGTAVLLSNTPPPPAGGHFLDLGCGWGPISLSLALASPHATVWAVDVNQRALDLVRRNAENLGLSNINAVTPDDVPDDIAFRTIRSNPPIRVGKNELHGMLERWIPRLDERSDAWLVVARNLGADSLQRWLAASFPAGFSVHRTATARGFRVLKIRRHGAEITAPIPLP
- the miaB gene encoding tRNA (N6-isopentenyl adenosine(37)-C2)-methylthiotransferase MiaB, with protein sequence MTIPSSAPTLIAASPAALDADGRARTYEVRTFGCQMNVHDSERLSGSLESAGYVPAEPGAEADVVVINTCAVRDNAAGKLYGTLGHLKSRKSAHAGMQIAVGGCLAQMDKQTVVDKAPWVDVVFGTHNMGSLPKLLERARHNEEAELEILESLDVFPSTLPTKRDSVYSGWVSISVGCNNTCTFCIVPSLRGKEKDRRPGDILSEIRLLVDDGAIEVTLLGQNVNSYGVEFGDRQAFGKLLRAAGEIEGLERIRFTSPHPAAFTDDVIDAMAETPAVMPQLHMPLQSGSDRILKAMRRSYRSERFLGILDRVRARIPHAAISTDIIVGFPGETEEDFQETLRVVEQARFASAFTFQYSIREGTPAATMDEQVPKEIVQERYERLVALQERISLEENQKQVGRRLDVLVSAGEGKKDAATRRLTGRAEDNRLVHFEVPDGSPVPRPGDVVSVVVTHAAPFHLLADSPDGAPLAIRRTRSGDAWDRAEADSCGVPAPAGSGPKAVSLGLPSLRRDQ
- the miaA gene encoding tRNA (adenosine(37)-N6)-dimethylallyltransferase MiaA; the encoded protein is MSVPRLWIVAGATGTGKTGISLALAEELAARGRTAEIVNADAMQLYRGMDIGTAKLPVAERRGIPHHLFDVLEVAEEAAVADYQPRARQTIEAINARGSDAILVGGSGLYVSAVAYDFRFPPRDEALRRALEAELDEVGPGVLYERLRSVDPATAERVDPHNGRRIVRALEILAQGATTHGAALPEDPRLWHPRTHLLVAHEERDVLVPRLDARVDQMWRDGLLDEVAALRERGLDRGVTARRAIGYAQAIGELDGRLSRDEAIARTQALTRRYARRQVSWFRRYTAARRVTAGMAVADIVDG
- the dapF gene encoding diaminopimelate epimerase, producing MSRTLPFTKGHGTGNDFVILSDPDGELELSDHQIAVLCDRRFGIGADGLLRVVRSARIPEGAAAARAGAEWFMDYRNADGSKAEMCGNGTRVFARFLEDQGFASLDVPLGIGTRAGVKTLTRSERGFEVDLGQWVVDENDVLVRARGLDVARPGQPVDVGNPHVVVALSSEAELEALDLTVQPLLDPQPPAGANIEFVVPSDPLVVGGVGGIRMRVFERGVGETLSCGTGVAAAALAVRHWAGPAAPDAWVVDVPGGTLGVRMHEGHVLLSGPASLVFHGEVTLA
- the recA gene encoding recombinase RecA yields the protein MPSPADREKALESALALIDRQFGKGSVMRLGSEDRAPVEIIPTGSIALDVALGVGGLPRGRIIEIYGPESSGKTTLTLHAIANAQRAGGIAAFIDAEHALDPDYAKKLGVDIDQLLVSQPDTGEQALEIADMLVRSGAIDLVVIDSVAALVPKAEIEGEMGDSHVGLQARLMSQALRKLTGGLNQTKTTAIFINQLREKIGVFFGSPETTAGGKALKFYASVRLDIRRIETLKDGTEAVGNRTRVKVVKNKMAPPFKQAEFDILFGTGISREGSLIDFGVDQGIVKKSGSWFTYDGEQLGQGKENARNFLRNNADVAAEIEQKIKTKLGIGPVVEAPVEDELAQRRPA
- a CDS encoding helix-turn-helix domain-containing protein codes for the protein MILVRHEIGEVLRELRQQKGRTLRQVASRASVALGYLSEVERGQKEASSEILGAVAEALDVPISTIMREVSDRLSVLEGINSFPDVVPDELVAMASPELSLR
- a CDS encoding regulatory protein RecX — encoded protein: MTREDDRGEGETLAPVIPLFGERSAAAASSREESVPRARRPFFAPEPDDAPDAPASGRPFEVDIDSEGGDAAIAQAASDALLRKLRSRSFSEREARTFLAQHELSSDAVEDIVADFLRLSYLDDAALAEQLVHVGVSRKGEGRMAIAQAMARRGIPRDVADAALDAVGDDDAERALEFARRKATSIGGRDDEAALRRLVGQLARRGYPSSVAMTAARQALAEARRPAARGPRFD